The DNA segment TGCGGCCTCTGGACGGAAAGGAGCCGGGACGTGCGGCGCCGGTGCCAGGCGTGGGCAACTTAATTGGTACAATAGCCTTCAGGTTCAGGGAACCGGAGAAAGGGCTTCCCCGATCCACCGTTCCGGGGGAGCCTGTAGAGGAAAGGATGATCCATGGATGACAGAAACCCAGGAATCGCACCGAGGCGGCAACTTTATTGAACAGATCATCCGGGATGACCTGGCGGCGGGTCGGGTACAGACCGTGGTGACCCGTTTTCCCCCGGAGCCCAACGGCTATCTGCATTTGGGGCACGCCAAGTCGATCTGCCTCAACTTCTCCCTGGCCGAGATGTTCGGCGGCAGGTGCAATCTCCGTTTCGACGACACCAATCCGACCAAGGAGGAGACGGAGTATGTGGAGTCGATCAAAGAGGACGTACACTGGCTCGGCTTTGAATGGGCCGATCTCTGCTATGCCTCGGACTACTTCGAGCAGTTCTACCAGTGGGCCATGGAGCTGGTGGACCAGGGGAAGGCCTATGTGGACAGCCAGACGGTCGAGGAGATCCAGAACACCCGGGGCACGCTGACCCGGCCCGGGAAGGAGTCGCCCTACAGGGACCGTTCGGTGGAGGAGAACCGCGATCTGCTCCGGCGGATGCGGGCCGGGGAGTTCGAGAATGGCGCCTGTGTGCTGCGGGCGAAGATCGACATGGCCCATTCCAATCTGAATATGCGGGACCCCGTGCTCTACCGGATTCTCCACAGGGCCCACCATCGCACGGGCGACACATGGTGCGTCTATCCCATGTACGACTTCGCCCACGGCTACGAGGACGCCATCGAGGGGGTGACCCACTCCATCTGCACGCTGGAGTTCCAGGACCACCGCCCGCTCTACGACTGGTTCCTCGACAATGTCAGTGTGCCCAGCCGTCCGCACCAGTACGAGTTCGCCCGGCTCAACCTCTCCCACACCATCATGAGCAAGCGCAAACTGCTGGAGCTGGTGCAGAAGGGATACGTCGCCGGCTGGGACGATCCCCGGATGCCCACCATCTGCGGCGCCCGCCGACGGGGATACACCCCCTCGGCGATCCGGCGGTTCTGTGCGGAGATCGGTGTGGCCAAGTCCAACAGCCTCGTGGATATCGAGTTCCTCCACCACTGCATCCGCGACGAGCTGAACCGCAGCACCGACAGAAAGATGGTGGTTCTGCGGCCGATCAAGGTGGTGATCGACAACTACCCCGAGGGGCAGGTGGAGGAGCTGGAGG comes from the Synergistales bacterium genome and includes:
- a CDS encoding glutamine--tRNA ligase/YqeY domain fusion protein; protein product: MTETQESHRGGNFIEQIIRDDLAAGRVQTVVTRFPPEPNGYLHLGHAKSICLNFSLAEMFGGRCNLRFDDTNPTKEETEYVESIKEDVHWLGFEWADLCYASDYFEQFYQWAMELVDQGKAYVDSQTVEEIQNTRGTLTRPGKESPYRDRSVEENRDLLRRMRAGEFENGACVLRAKIDMAHSNLNMRDPVLYRILHRAHHRTGDTWCVYPMYDFAHGYEDAIEGVTHSICTLEFQDHRPLYDWFLDNVSVPSRPHQYEFARLNLSHTIMSKRKLLELVQKGYVAGWDDPRMPTICGARRRGYTPSAIRRFCAEIGVAKSNSLVDIEFLHHCIRDELNRSTDRKMVVLRPIKVVIDNYPEGQVEELEALDNPESPEPTYRKVPFCREIYIDRNDFMEDPPRKFFRLAPGREVRLKHAYLVTCTDVVKDASGEVAELHCTYDPDSRGGEAPDGRKVKGTLHWVSAPHALEGEVRLYDHLFTLRNMEEMEEGADYKEYLNPDSLVAERCLAEPSLSQARTLERFQFLRQGYFCVDRESRGDRLVFNRIVSLKDSWAKMQKKGKQN